In Flavobacteriales bacterium, the genomic stretch CATTTGACTGTAGTAATGCAAAGTTGCTCTGCGCGGGCTGGGTGAGTGCCTGATTGCCGAAATAAGCAAAGTTTGAACCCCAGTGTCCTACCTCGGCCTTTCCGATTCTGGCAGATGCCTGAACATCCAGTTGGTACCCAGGTGCAATTGTACCTATTCCCACGTTTCCACTTGAATTCATATACATGTAAGGGGTATTGCCAATATTGAAAGAAATTGACTGTCCTGAAGCACCGTTCAGAGTAGTTTTACCTACGGAAGACTGCAATAATGCAAAGTTTGTCTGTCCGGGCTGGGTGAGTGCCTGGTTTCCGAAATAGGCAAAGTTGGAACCCCAGTCTCCCGTCTCGGCCTTTCCTATTCTGGCAGATGTCTGAACGTCCAGTTGGTATGTAGGTGAGATGACACCGATCCCCACATTGCCGCCTGGTTCCATATACATGTGGGGGGTGTTTCCAATACTGAAATAGATGGACTGTCCTGAAGCACTGTTCAGAATAGTTCTACCGGAAGAAGACTGCAACAGTGCAAAATTTGTCTGTGCGGGATGGGTGAGTGCCTGATTGCCGAAATAAGCAAAGTTGGATCCCCAGTCTCCCACTTCTGCCTTTCCAATTCTGGCAGATGTCTGAACGTCTAATTTATAGGCAGGCGAGGTCACACCAATTCCCACGTTACCTGTAACGGCCGAATATTGATTGACACCGCTTACCGTCCAATCAGCATCGGCTCCTCCTTGGCTGTCCAGATTCACCCACTGTGAGCCATCATAGCCCTGAAAGTTGGTGCCGTTCCAGCGGATCGTGCCGGCATTACTTGTGGATGTGGTGCCGATCTTGATCGCACCCGTTACATCAAGTTTTTCCTGAGGGTTGGTATTGCCAATACCCATTCCGGTCTGGCCGAAGACCGATGAGGAAAAAACTACGGCAAAAACAATAGTAAGTGTCTTTTTCATGGTAAGAATTTGTAACGCAATTTATAAATTTTCACATACCGATTACGTGAGTCGCGTAGTTGGATGTTTTCCATAGAAAACCATGCAACAGTAGGTCTCTGGCATCCATCCCGGTGAGGTGTTTCAGACAAGTGTTGCCTTAAGGACCATTTTCGCAAGGCCAGATCAGTTATTATTGTAGTCCAAACCAAATTATATGAAGCATATATTACCACTGTTTCTGGCAGTTTTTGCCGTGTCAACAGTTACCGCCAATGATGTACATGGCACCAAAGATCCGAATGAGGTGCGTCTTGTCACAGTTCAGAAACGCACCTTCAACGAGGCCTATCAGTACCAGCTGAGAAATCAGCCCAATTGGCGAAACTTTCTTCTCGATAATGGCACATGGTATGTACATTTCAACGAAACCAATGCCAAACCTCATAACGCGTTCGGTAAACCGATAACCGTTCCAGGTACTGACTTTACAGCCAAGGCGCAGTACTTCATCGAGCATCATTTGCAGGGTTTTGGCATTCCTGTGGATGAATTGGAGTTGGCCACCGAAACGGAGAATGCGCACCTTCATCAAGTGTTCTTTACCCAGCGCCACAATGGTAAGGATGTACTGCTTTCAAGACTCTCGGTCAAGTTCTCATTGGATGGCCGGGTGGTAGGTTTCTGTGCCGATGTGTTTGACCATATTGGACTGGATGAGGCGGTGCTTTCTCCAACAGAGGCCACCAATGCTGCCATGGCCGAACTGGCGGGTTCTGTTCAAAATGTACAGGCCGCTTCAGATGTGAAGATTCTTCCCGTGCCGAACTACGAAAGGAAGATGGCCACTTTTCGCCCGGTATATGTGGTCACGGTATATACAATGGATGAAAACCGCATTCCTGCCAATTATCTGACCTATGTTGATGCGGTGGACGGCAAGATCTGGATGAGGAAGGATCTGGTGGATCATTGCGTAGCGGAGCCGCCCGCAGTTGCTTCCGTAACAGTTACCGATGATGTAAGTCTCACACAACCTTATGACCCAGAGGTCAACTCCGTGTTGGCCAACATGGAGGTGAAACAAGGGGGAAATACCTTTTACACGGATGCCAATGGCGAAGTGGTCGGACTGAATGAGGGAACGGTCAACTTGGCGCTGCGCGGTCTTTGGTCAGAGGTGTTCACCAACGGAGTAACACCTACGGCTACAACAGTTTTGGGGACAGGTTCCAACGCCTTCGATTGGGGAACAGTGGCCAATTCAAAAGAATCTTCCGCTTACTATCATGTCAATATCATTCACGATTACATGAAGAGCAAGTTCCCAACGTTCACCGACATGGACAGTCCGCTTGCAACCAATATTGATGTGGCGGGAAGCTGCAATGCCTTCTATGATGGTACATCCATCAATTTCTATCAGTCCGGTGCCGGTTGCAATTCATTTGCGTTGGTAGGTGATGTGGTGTATCATGAATACGGCCATGGCATCAATAACACGTATTATGCATCGCTTAGCGGATGGTTTCAGAATGGGGCCATGGACGAAGGCTATGCAGATGTGTGGGCTCTTGGCGTTACTGACAACCCTGTTCTCGGTATTGGAAACAGCCAAAGCCTTCCGAACGATTATATCAGACGGTACGATATCGACCCGAAAGTTTATCCGCAGGATATTGTGGGCGAAGTGCACTCTGATGGGGAGATCATTGCCGGGGCATGGTGGGATCTGGGTCAGAACTTCGGAGACCTACAACAAATGATGGACCTTTACTCAGCCACCTTCGATGGGCTGGTGACCGGACCCGATGGTGACGAAGGTCAGGTATATGTGGATGTTCTTGTGGAAGCGCTTCTGATAGATGATTCCCCGGCCAATGGCGGTGACAATGACATCACCAATGGTACACCGAACGATCTCGACATCATCAATGCATTCGATATTCATGGAATCACCTTGCTTTCCAATGCCACACTTGCACACACACCTATCTTGGAACACGATGACCAAGGTATTGACATTACCATGACCGTGCAGGCCGATTATCCTTGGGCCTTGACAGATGCTATTGTAGCTTACCGTGTGAATGATGGTACCACTTGGTCAACCGTGAGTCTGTCCAATACAACCGGTAACAATTATGCGGGTACCATCCCAGCGCAGCCGATAGGTACAGTTGTGGCCTACTATGTGGCGCTTCAGAACCTGAACGGAACATTGGCAAATGTGCAGCCATTTGCGGCCGATCTTGATGATCCTAACGTTCCTTACTACATAATGGTCGGGTTCACACAGAACCGAATTGAGGACTTTGACAATTTTCAGGACGCTGGATGGGTTGAAGGACTACCGACAGATAACAACTCCACTGGTACATGGACCATTGATGCACCGGTTGGTTCTTTCTCTGATGCGGGGGTCATGGTGCAGACCGATCAGGACCATACACCGGGTGCTGGTAATATTGCTTGCGCGATAACGGGCAATTCTACCAGCGCAAGTGCTGGCATTGGTGATAATGACGTGGATGACGGTTCAACCACACTGCTCAGTCCCATCTTCGATGTTTCGGAGTTTACCAACCCGGCCATCTCATACTGGAGATATTATACGAACAGCCCTCCTACAGGTGCCAATCCCGGAGCCGACTGGTGGCAGGTTCTGGTAACGGATAATGGAACGGACTGGGTGTTTGTGGAGAACTCAAAAGTTTCCGATCCAAGTTTCAGAAGGGTGGCATTCCGCGTGGCCGATTATGTGCAACTGACCGATCAGGTGCGTGTAAAGTTCATTGCTTCAGACAGTACCCATCTTGGTCAGAATCTGGATGGTGGAAGTCTGGTGGAAGGTGCCATGGATGACCTTCAACTTTGGGAAGAGGAAGGTGGTGCCATGAGCGGTATCAATGAGTCGGAGATCACAACGTTGAGCGTGTATCCCAATCCTACTTCTGGTGTGGTCAGTCTGAACATGCAGTTGGAGTCAGCTTCATCCGTCAGCGTTGAGTTGTTCAATGTGGTCGGTGCCATGGTTGCCAAGCGAACCTTGGGAGAACTTCCGGCCGGCAAATTCACCAAGCAATTGGATCTTAGCGAGGTTCATTCCGGCATCTACCAGCTACGCATCTCATCCAAGAAAGGACAAGTGGTGAAGCGGTTGGAGATCATGCGATAGGGAATTTCAAATG encodes the following:
- a CDS encoding T9SS type A sorting domain-containing protein, with protein sequence MKHILPLFLAVFAVSTVTANDVHGTKDPNEVRLVTVQKRTFNEAYQYQLRNQPNWRNFLLDNGTWYVHFNETNAKPHNAFGKPITVPGTDFTAKAQYFIEHHLQGFGIPVDELELATETENAHLHQVFFTQRHNGKDVLLSRLSVKFSLDGRVVGFCADVFDHIGLDEAVLSPTEATNAAMAELAGSVQNVQAASDVKILPVPNYERKMATFRPVYVVTVYTMDENRIPANYLTYVDAVDGKIWMRKDLVDHCVAEPPAVASVTVTDDVSLTQPYDPEVNSVLANMEVKQGGNTFYTDANGEVVGLNEGTVNLALRGLWSEVFTNGVTPTATTVLGTGSNAFDWGTVANSKESSAYYHVNIIHDYMKSKFPTFTDMDSPLATNIDVAGSCNAFYDGTSINFYQSGAGCNSFALVGDVVYHEYGHGINNTYYASLSGWFQNGAMDEGYADVWALGVTDNPVLGIGNSQSLPNDYIRRYDIDPKVYPQDIVGEVHSDGEIIAGAWWDLGQNFGDLQQMMDLYSATFDGLVTGPDGDEGQVYVDVLVEALLIDDSPANGGDNDITNGTPNDLDIINAFDIHGITLLSNATLAHTPILEHDDQGIDITMTVQADYPWALTDAIVAYRVNDGTTWSTVSLSNTTGNNYAGTIPAQPIGTVVAYYVALQNLNGTLANVQPFAADLDDPNVPYYIMVGFTQNRIEDFDNFQDAGWVEGLPTDNNSTGTWTIDAPVGSFSDAGVMVQTDQDHTPGAGNIACAITGNSTSASAGIGDNDVDDGSTTLLSPIFDVSEFTNPAISYWRYYTNSPPTGANPGADWWQVLVTDNGTDWVFVENSKVSDPSFRRVAFRVADYVQLTDQVRVKFIASDSTHLGQNLDGGSLVEGAMDDLQLWEEEGGAMSGINESEITTLSVYPNPTSGVVSLNMQLESASSVSVELFNVVGAMVAKRTLGELPAGKFTKQLDLSEVHSGIYQLRISSKKGQVVKRLEIMR